One Natrinema longum genomic window, CGCAGGAGATGGATACTTAATCGTACCGGTCCGGACTCCGTCGTCTGACGGCGAGAGGACGCTACTCCCTGCCGTGGCCCGGCGAGACACGGGGTGACGTTCGACGGTCATCTCGAGTCCGTGACCACGACGAGGGGACGGTATCGTCCCGCTGGCGAACCAAACGGCTAAGTGTACACTCGTTGACCGACTGGTCATGGGAGACAAGAAATTCACCATCATCGAGTTGCACTTCGACGGCGACACGCAGTTCGGACCCGGAACGATCGGCGAGGCGCTCCCGATCGGCGGAACGAGTTCGACAGCGGAGACGGACGCCGAGACGGAGACCGAACCGGACGAGAGCGCGGCCGCGGACGAATCCGGCGGCAAAGGAAAGAGCGCCGCCGGCGCACTGATCGCACTGGTCGTCCTCGTCGGGATCGCCGCCGCCGTCAGGAAGTTCCGGGGCGACGACGAGGAGCCGGAACTCGAGCCCGAAGAGGAGCCCGACGTCATCGTCAACTGACCGCCGACCGTCCGGCGACGGCCCGCCAACCGGCCGACGGCACCGGGACCCGACCGAGCCGAACGCTTTTGCGCTTCCTTCCCGTACCCGTAGTCGTGAACCTCTATCGTAGCGCTCGGGCCGTCGCCGGAGCGTCCGGTGACGACGCGATCGACTGGCGCTCGGCCGCCGACGCCGCCAAGGCGGCGACCGATCCCGGCTCGCTCGCCCTCGAGTCCGGCGAACGCGAGGCCTACGCACGCGACGTCCGTGACGCGCGAGCGGCCGTCCGAACGGTCTCCGGCGTCGAGTTCGACGTTCCCGAGACCGTCGAGATCCAGAACCGCCACCACTGGATCGACGCCAACGTCGCCACCTTCGAGCGCGTCATGAGCACCCTCGAGACCCACACCGGCGCGTTCCCCGGCGTCGCCCGGACGATCAACACGGGAACGATGACCGTCCTTCTCTCGTTTCTCGGGCGGAACGTCCTCGGCCAGTACGATCCGCTCTTGCTCGCCGACGCGCCCGCGAACGACCACGCCCTGTACTTCGTCCGGCCGAACATCCTCAACGCCGCCGAGAAACTCGACGTCGACGCCGATCGGTTCCGCCGCTGGATCGCGTTCCACGAGGTGACCCACGCCGCCGAGTTCGGGGCCGCACCGTGGCTCTCCGATCACCTCGAGACTCGCATGGAGGAGGGGATCGCGACGCTCTCGAAGGGCTCGTTCGACCGGGAGGCGTTCCGCGATCTCGACGCGGCGATGACCGTCGTCGAGGGGTACGCCGAACTCCTGATGGACCACGCCTTCGACGAGGAGTACGAGGACCTCCGGCGCAAACTCGACGAGCGACGGCAGGGGCGGGGCCCGCTCCAGAAACTCTTCCGTCGCCTGCTCGGGCTCGGGCTGAAGGAACGCCAGTACGAACGCGGGAAGAACTTCTTCGAGCACGTCGTCGCGGTTCGCGACCTCGAGACGGCGAGTCTCGTCTGGGAGGGGCCCGAGTATCTGCCGAGTCACGACGAACTCGACGCGCCGGGGTCGTGGGTCCGCCGGGTCGATCGCCGATAGGAGACCGCGTCCGAGCGATCGGGATCTAATAGGTTTTCCAACAGTTTCGGGCGGGCTGCCTGCCGAAACGGCGAGTGGAACCTTCAACGTTATATCGGTCGGGCCGAAAGCGTGGCGGTAATGCGCGAGGAGGCGACGGCGTTCGTCCCCGGCCACGTTACGGGCTTTTTTAGCACGCACCCGGACGAGGATCCGACGAAAGCCGGCTCACGGGGAGCGGGACTAACGCTTACTGACGGTGTCGAAGTAACGGTCGAACCGGCGGAGGAATCAACCATCGTCCTCGACGGGGCCGAAACCGACGTCGAACCGGTGACGACCGTCCTCGAGACCCTCGAGGTGACCGCCCGCGTCGAGGCCGACTCCGAGCTACCGATCGGGGCAGGGTTTGGCGTCTCCGGTGCGATGGCGCTTGGCACGGCACTCGCGGCCAACCGCGTGTTCGAGCGCAAACTCTCCGCGAACGAACTCGTGACGGTCGCTCACGGTGCCGAAGTCCAGGCCGGGACGGGACTGGGCGACGTCGTCGCCCAGGCACACGGCGGCGTTCCGATCCGCCTCGAACCGGGTGGGCCACAGGACAACAAACTCGACGCGATTCCGTCGCGGGCGCGCGTCGAATACATTTCGTTCGGCGAACTCTCGACGGCCGACGTGCTCTCGGGGGAGACCGAGGAACTGACGGCCGCCGGGACGGAGGCGCTCTCCCGGCTGGTCGAGGAGCCGACGCTGCTGTCGTTCATGTATGCGTCGCGGCTGTTCGCACGCGACGCCGGCCTCCTCACGGAGCGGGTCACGGAGGCGATCACCGACGTCTCGTCGGTCGACGGCCAGGCGTCGATGGCCATGCTCGGTGAGACCGTCTTCGCGCTCGGAACGGGACTGTCCGATGCGGGGTACGATCCGTCGGTCTGTGCGACGCATCCGGCCGGTGCGGTGTTGAAGTAGGCGCTCGCTCGAGCGGGCCGACGCGATCGCGTTCGGCTGGTCTCGGACCGGCCCCCAGCGGCGGTGTGTCACGCGAGCGATCGGCTGAGCGGTTCGCGGCCGCCGACCGATCGGGCCGCTTTTTATCGACCCAATCCAGTAATCGATCGTGAGCGACTACGACACCGTCTCCGCCGACGTCGAACACGAGGAGGAGATCCCGGAGGACCACCCCAGATATCAGGACCTACTCACCCGACATCGGATCGAGAAGGGCGTCGAAAAAGGGATCACCCACCTCCAGGGAATGCACGCCGAGGGGCGGGGCAGCGCCTTCGATTACCTGCTGGGCGAGGAAACCCTTCCCAGCGCCGATGCGGCCGAACGGACCGCCGCAGCCCACCTCCTGCTGGCGGAGCATCCCGTCCTCTCGATCAACGGCAACGTCGCGGCGCTGGTTCCCGGCGAAATGGCCGCCCTCGCCGACGCCGTCGACGCCGACCTCGAGGTCAACCTCTTCAACCGCACGCCCGAGCGGGTCGAAGCCATCGCCGACCACCTCCGGGAGCACGGCGCTGCCGACGTGAAGGGACTCGAGGCCGACGCGCGCATCCCGAACCTGGATCACAAGCGGGCGAAAGTCGACGCCGACGGCATCTACGAGGCCGACGTGGTGCTCGTCCCCCTCGAGGACGGCGACCGCGCCGAAGCGCTCGACGAGATGGGGAAGACCGAAATCGTGATCGATCTCAATCCGCTCTCGCGCTCGCCACAGGTCGCCGACGTGCCGATCGTCGACAACATCATCCGTGCGATCCCCACCGTGACCGACCACGCGCGCGAGCTGGCGGACGCGGACGAGGCACGGCTGCGAGCGATTATCGACGACTTCGACCGGGAGCGGGCACTCGAGGAAGCCGAGACCCGCATTCGGAACGGCATCGATCGGTAGCGAGGCTCATCGTCGAACGGGCGACGCTGTAGCGCTGGTTCTCGATGCGTTCGACGTGGTATCGGATCGGTCTGGTCACTACTCGGGAGTTCCCACGCCGGAACCCGGATTCGATATATCGTCTTTTAGTTTACCAGGAGAGGGCGACAGCGTGCTCGTCCGATCGTTCGACGGCGAACGACCGCGAGAACGGCGTTCGCGTCGCTGCACGCTCGAGTACCCGGCAGTCTGTGCTCGAAAGACACTC contains:
- a CDS encoding 4-phosphopantoate--beta-alanine ligase; this encodes MSDYDTVSADVEHEEEIPEDHPRYQDLLTRHRIEKGVEKGITHLQGMHAEGRGSAFDYLLGEETLPSADAAERTAAAHLLLAEHPVLSINGNVAALVPGEMAALADAVDADLEVNLFNRTPERVEAIADHLREHGAADVKGLEADARIPNLDHKRAKVDADGIYEADVVLVPLEDGDRAEALDEMGKTEIVIDLNPLSRSPQVADVPIVDNIIRAIPTVTDHARELADADEARLRAIIDDFDRERALEEAETRIRNGIDR
- a CDS encoding zinc-dependent metalloprotease; translated protein: MNLYRSARAVAGASGDDAIDWRSAADAAKAATDPGSLALESGEREAYARDVRDARAAVRTVSGVEFDVPETVEIQNRHHWIDANVATFERVMSTLETHTGAFPGVARTINTGTMTVLLSFLGRNVLGQYDPLLLADAPANDHALYFVRPNILNAAEKLDVDADRFRRWIAFHEVTHAAEFGAAPWLSDHLETRMEEGIATLSKGSFDREAFRDLDAAMTVVEGYAELLMDHAFDEEYEDLRRKLDERRQGRGPLQKLFRRLLGLGLKERQYERGKNFFEHVVAVRDLETASLVWEGPEYLPSHDELDAPGSWVRRVDRR
- a CDS encoding pantoate kinase, which translates into the protein MREEATAFVPGHVTGFFSTHPDEDPTKAGSRGAGLTLTDGVEVTVEPAEESTIVLDGAETDVEPVTTVLETLEVTARVEADSELPIGAGFGVSGAMALGTALAANRVFERKLSANELVTVAHGAEVQAGTGLGDVVAQAHGGVPIRLEPGGPQDNKLDAIPSRARVEYISFGELSTADVLSGETEELTAAGTEALSRLVEEPTLLSFMYASRLFARDAGLLTERVTEAITDVSSVDGQASMAMLGETVFALGTGLSDAGYDPSVCATHPAGAVLK